The following proteins come from a genomic window of Microtus pennsylvanicus isolate mMicPen1 chromosome 22, mMicPen1.hap1, whole genome shotgun sequence:
- the LOC142839995 gene encoding uncharacterized protein LOC142839995 — MLETYRNLTTIGYIWEDHNTEKHRQWCRRHNSALQKHKGTHTGEKPYECNQCGKAFAHHSHLQLHKRKHTGEKPHECNQCGKAFAQRSHLQVHKRTHTGEKPYECNQCGKAFARHSSLQLHKRTHTGEKPHECNQCGKAFTHHSSLQLHKRTHTGEKPYECNQCGKAFASHSHLQVHKRTHTGEKPYECNQCGKAFAIHSHLQVHKRTHTGEKPHECNQCCKAFTQRSHLQVHKRTHTGEKPYECNQCDKAFAHHSHLQLHKRKHTGEKPHECNQCGKAFAQRSHLQVHKRTHTGEKPYECNQCGKAFARHSSLQLHKRTHTGEKPHECNQCGKAFTHHSSLQLHKRTHTGEKPYECNQCGKAFASHSHLQVHKRTHTGEKPYECNQCGKAFASHSHLQVHKRTHTGEKPYECNQCGKAFAIHSHLQVHKRTHTGEKPHECNQCGKAFAQRSHLQVHKRTHTGEKPYECNQCSKAFAYNSAFQRHKRTHTGEKPYECNQCGKAFAHHSSLKLHKRTHTGEKPHECNQCGKAFTRHSSLQLHKRTHTGEKPYCCDQCGKAFAHRSHLQLHKRTHTGEKPHECNKCGKAFASHSSLTLHKRTHTGEKPHECNQCSKAFTRHSSLQLHKRTHTGEKPYECNQCGKAFASHSHLQLHKRTHTEEKPYECNQCGKAFAYYSQLQRHKRSHTG, encoded by the exons atgctcgagacctacaggaacctcactactattg gatacatttgggaagaccataacACTGAAAAACATCGTCAATGGTGTAGAAGGCAT aatagtgctcttcaaaaacataaaggaacacatactggagagaaaccctatgaatgtaatcagtgtgggaaggcctttgcacatcatagtcatcttcaattgcataagagaaaacatactggagagaaaccccatgaatgtaatcagtgtggtaaggcctttgcacaacgtagtcatcttcaagtgcataaaagaacacatactggagagaaaccctatgaatgtaatcagtgtggtaaggcctttgcacgtcatagttcccttcaattgcataaaagaacacatactggagagaaaccccatgaatgtaatcagtgcggTAAGGCATTTACACAtcatagttcccttcaattgcataaaagaacacatactggggagaaaccctatgaatgtaatcagtgtggtaaggcctttgcaagtcatagtcatcttcaagtgcataaaagaacacatactggagagaaaccctatgaatgtaatcagtgtggtaaggcctttgcaattcatagtcatcttcaagtgcataaaagaacacatactggagagaaaccccatgaatgtaatcagtgttgtAAGGCCTTTACACaacgtagtcatcttcaagtgcataaaagaacac atactggagagaaaccctatgaatgtaatcagtgtgataaggcctttgcacatcatagtcatcttcaattgcataagagaaaacatactggagagaaaccccatgaatgtaatcagtgtggtaaggcctttgcacaacgtagtcatcttcaagtgcataaaagaacacatactggagagaaaccctatgaatgtaatcagtgtggtaaggcctttgcacgtcatagttcccttcaattgcataaaagaacacatactggagagaaaccccatgaatgtaatcagtgcggTAAGGCATTTACACAtcatagttcccttcaattgcataaaagaacacatactggagagaaaccctatgaatgtaatcagtgtggtaaggcctttgcaagtcatagtcatcttcaagtgcataaaagaacacatactggagagaaaccctatgaatgtaatcagtgtggtaaggcctttgcaagtcatagtcatcttcaagtgcataaaagaacacatactggagagaaaccctatgaatgtaatcagtgtggtaaggcctttgcaattcatagtcatcttcaagtgcataaaagaacacatactggagagaaaccccatgaatgtaatcagtgtggtaaggcctttgcacaacgtagtcatcttcaagtgcataaaagaacacatactggagagaaaccctatgaatgtaatcagtgttctaaggcctttgcttacaacagtgcttttcaaagacataaaagaacacatactggagagaaaccctatgaatgtaatcagtgtggtaaggcctttgcacatcatagttcccttaaattgcataaaagaacacatactggagagaaaccccatgaatgtaatcagtgtggtaaggcatttACACGTCATAGTtctcttcaattgcataaaagaacacatactggagagaaaccctattgttgcg atcagtgtggtaaggcctttgcacatcgtagtcatcttcaattgcataagagaacacatactggagagaaaccccatgaatgtaataagtgtggtaaggcctttgcaagtcatagtTCTCTTacattgcataaaagaacacatactggagagaaaccccatgaatgtaatcagtgcagtaaggcatttacacgtcatagttcccttcaattgcataaaagaacacatactggagagaaaccctatgaatgtaatcagtgtggcaaggcctttgcaagtcatagtcatcttcaattgcataaaagaacac acactgaagagaaaccctatgaatgcaatcagtgtggcaaggcctttgcataTTATAGTcaacttcaaaggcataaaagatcacatactggatag